The Chryseolinea soli genome contains a region encoding:
- a CDS encoding winged helix-turn-helix domain-containing protein — MKNPFENLDKALEHRVRLQIMSVLVTHDGYEFNALKEVLSITDGNLASHIKALEREKYLTVSKSFVEKKPNTKYKITERGRTAFKKHLDALEAVVKQQK, encoded by the coding sequence GTGAAGAACCCTTTCGAAAATCTGGATAAAGCTTTAGAACACCGCGTCCGCCTGCAGATCATGTCGGTGCTGGTCACGCACGACGGCTATGAATTCAACGCACTGAAAGAAGTGCTGAGCATAACCGATGGCAACCTGGCCTCGCACATCAAGGCTCTGGAGCGCGAAAAATACCTGACCGTGTCTAAGTCCTTTGTCGAGAAAAAGCCCAACACCAAATACAAGATCACCGAGCGCGGCCGAACGGCCTTTAAGAAACACCTCGATGCCCTGGAGGCCGTGGTGAAACAACAGAAATAA